The following coding sequences are from one Humulus lupulus chromosome X, drHumLupu1.1, whole genome shotgun sequence window:
- the LOC133807238 gene encoding uncharacterized protein LOC133807238 yields the protein MAGPGRAETQIESKENLELMLMKEMRSHEVALAELNALSSTRSVYHRNGNLYFRTTIQKATASEQKLVDEAKSRLHNLNSP from the exons ATGGCAGGGCCTGGTAGAGCAGAGACACAGATAGAGAGCAAGGAGAACCTGGAGTTGATGCTGATGAAGGAGATGAGAAGCCATGAAGTTGCCTTAGCAGAACTCAACGCTCTTTCTTCTACTCGG TCTGTGTATCACAGGAATGGCAACCTCTATTTTCGCACAACCATCCAAAAGGCAACGGCTTCTGAGCAAAAGCTAGTGGATGAGGCCAAATCGCGACTTCACAACCTCAACTCTCCTTGA
- the LOC133807236 gene encoding uncharacterized protein LOC133807236, producing MGQVLNKIQGKDWREKQIRKITDKVYDRLINQSERVSATLTFEDLYIGVLFVFNDLNKRLPGPHFDPPSRDEVRAIIQECDINLDGEINREEFVKFIERITANTFITVSQGLILTLVVAPTVAVATKRATEGVPGVGKVVQKIPNSIYASLITLAIVLFQKSQLDADY from the exons ATGGGACAGGTGTTGAACAAGATTCaag GTAAGGATTGGAGGGAAAAGCAAATAAGGAAGATAACTGATAAGGTTTATGATAGACTTATAAATCAATCGGAAAGGGTTTCGGCTACTCTCACCTTTGAAGACCTCTACATTGGAGTTCTTTTTGTCTTCAA TGACCTCAACAAGCGTTTGCCTGGCCCCCATTTTGATCCACCCTCCAGGGATGAGGTTCGAGCTATTATTCAG GAGTGTGATATTAATCTCGATGGAGAAATTAACAGGGAAGAATTTGTAAAATTCATTGAGCGGATCACAGCAAACACATTCATCACTGTGAGTCAAGGGCTGATCCTGACTCTGGTTGTGGCACCCACAGTGGCAGTGGCCACAAAGAGGGCCACAGAAGGAGTCCCCGGCGTTGGAAAGGTGGTTCAGAAGATACCCAATTCCATTTACGCCTCTCTAATCACTCTGGCCATAGTCTTGTTCCAGAAATCGCAGCTGGACGCAGACTATTAG
- the LOC133807237 gene encoding uncharacterized protein LOC133807237, with product MSTQKQTHLTQLLHTLMLLEGGESESETNLNRVAAASKLQFMTGEEDESLLNELHNYLDKVKNMVKPGCSEQVLKVALRYMSLLLNTLSSMSSTPTLHASL from the exons ATGAGTACTCAGAAACAAACTCATCTAACCCAACTCCTTCACACGCTTATGCTTCTG GAGGGTGGTGAATCAGAATCAGAAACAAATTTGAATAGGGTTGCAGCAGCTTCTAAGCTGCAATTCATGACAGGTGAAGAAGATGAAAGTCTATTAAATGAGCTGCATAACTACCTTGACAAG GTGAAGAATATGGTGAAACCAGGTTGCTCAGAACAAGTGCTTAAAGTGGCGTTGCGCTATATGTCTTTACTGCTTAACACCCTCTCCTCCATGTCTTCAACTCCGACACTCCATGCCTCGCTTTGA